In Collimonas arenae, a single genomic region encodes these proteins:
- a CDS encoding RBBP9/YdeN family alpha/beta hydrolase: MNTQEKPTILIVPGLRDHVADHWQTHLETKLSVARKVVSVPPLETDKLSCEARVEAVERTMRTIDGPVIVVAHSGGVVMLMHWAQKYAADIQGALLAAPPDFAAPLPPGYPALEVLEANGWLPMPSKILPFRSIVAASTNDPLASLGSVEQMARDWGSELVNVGAVGHLNPASGFGEWPQAEQFIQMLEH; encoded by the coding sequence GTGAATACGCAAGAAAAACCAACCATTCTGATAGTACCCGGCCTGCGTGATCACGTTGCCGATCACTGGCAGACACATCTGGAAACCAAGCTCTCCGTAGCGCGCAAGGTGGTTTCAGTACCACCATTGGAAACTGACAAGTTGAGTTGCGAAGCCCGCGTGGAAGCCGTTGAACGCACCATGAGAACGATTGACGGGCCGGTAATTGTAGTGGCGCACAGTGGCGGGGTCGTCATGTTGATGCATTGGGCGCAAAAGTACGCCGCAGACATTCAAGGCGCCTTGCTGGCGGCGCCGCCGGACTTTGCAGCGCCGCTGCCTCCTGGCTACCCTGCACTGGAGGTACTGGAAGCCAATGGCTGGCTGCCGATGCCAAGCAAAATATTGCCTTTCAGGAGCATTGTAGCTGCCAGCACCAACGATCCCCTCGCCTCCCTGGGTAGCGTAGAGCAAATGGCGCGCGATTGGGGCAGCGAGTTAGTCAATGTCGGCGCGGTAGGTCACCTCAATCCTGCTTCCGGTTTTGGCGAGTGGCCGCAGGCCGAGCAATTCATCCAGATGCTGGAACATTGA
- a CDS encoding acylphosphatase: protein MIAKRLRVHGLVQGVGFRFSAMHEARQLGVNGWVRNRLDGSVEIQVEGGADAVNAMMRWAAHGPASARVVRLEVRDEKLEGCKDFSEHATY from the coding sequence ATGATTGCCAAACGCTTGCGGGTGCATGGGTTGGTGCAAGGTGTCGGATTTCGTTTCTCTGCGATGCATGAGGCCAGGCAGTTAGGCGTCAACGGCTGGGTGCGGAATCGACTGGACGGCAGCGTAGAGATCCAGGTCGAAGGCGGCGCCGACGCAGTCAACGCGATGATGCGCTGGGCCGCGCACGGGCCGGCTAGCGCAAGAGTGGTGCGGCTCGAAGTCCGCGATGAAAAATTGGAAGGGTGCAAAGATTTTAGCGAACACGCTACGTACTAG
- the bktB gene encoding beta-ketothiolase BktB, translating into MQREVVVVSGVRTAIGDFGGSLKDFSPTELGAAVVLEALVRAQVSGDEVGNVVFGNVIQTEPKDMYLARVAALNGGVAEHAPALTLNRLCGSGLQAIISAAQGILLGDADIAIGGGAESMSRAPFISSDMRFGARMGDSRLIDMMLGALHDPFHGIHMGVTAENVAQKYGISREEQDALALESHRRAAHAIEQGYFRDQILPIKLKSKKGDILFDKDEHVRSHSSLDDFTKLRPIFTKENGTVTAGNASGINDAAAAVVLMERSVAEQRGLKPLARLVSYAHAGVDPKYMGIGPVPATRKALERAGLTVADLDVIEANEAFAAQACAVTKELSLDAGKVNPNGSGISLGHPIGATGALITVKALYELRRVGGRYALVTMCIGGGQGIAAIFERM; encoded by the coding sequence ATGCAACGAGAAGTCGTGGTAGTTAGCGGTGTACGTACCGCCATCGGGGATTTCGGCGGCAGCCTGAAAGATTTTTCACCAACCGAGCTTGGTGCTGCCGTCGTGCTCGAGGCGCTGGTCCGCGCGCAAGTCTCGGGAGACGAAGTGGGTAACGTCGTGTTCGGCAATGTAATCCAGACCGAACCCAAGGATATGTATCTGGCGCGCGTGGCAGCGCTTAACGGCGGCGTCGCCGAACATGCGCCGGCGCTCACGCTCAACCGCCTGTGCGGCTCCGGCCTGCAGGCCATTATCTCTGCCGCACAAGGCATTTTGCTGGGCGATGCCGATATCGCCATTGGCGGCGGTGCGGAATCCATGAGCAGGGCGCCGTTCATATCGTCCGACATGCGTTTCGGTGCGCGCATGGGCGACTCGCGCTTGATCGACATGATGCTGGGCGCTTTGCACGACCCATTCCACGGGATTCACATGGGCGTCACCGCAGAGAATGTCGCGCAGAAATATGGTATTTCGCGCGAAGAGCAGGACGCCCTGGCGCTCGAATCCCATCGGCGCGCAGCGCATGCGATCGAACAAGGCTACTTCCGCGACCAGATTCTGCCGATCAAGCTGAAATCGAAAAAAGGAGACATCCTGTTCGACAAGGACGAGCATGTACGCAGTCACTCGAGCCTGGACGATTTCACCAAGCTCCGTCCGATCTTCACCAAGGAAAACGGTACTGTCACTGCGGGCAACGCGTCGGGCATTAACGATGCCGCCGCTGCGGTCGTCCTGATGGAACGCAGCGTCGCTGAACAGCGCGGCCTGAAACCGCTGGCGCGCCTGGTCTCCTATGCCCATGCGGGCGTCGATCCGAAATACATGGGCATCGGTCCAGTGCCGGCGACACGTAAGGCGCTCGAACGCGCCGGACTCACGGTCGCCGATCTCGATGTGATCGAAGCCAACGAGGCGTTCGCTGCTCAGGCATGTGCTGTCACAAAAGAGTTGAGTCTTGATGCCGGCAAGGTAAATCCAAACGGCTCGGGCATCTCGCTTGGCCACCCGATCGGCGCCACCGGTGCGCTGATCACGGTGAAGGCGCTGTACGAACTGAGGCGCGTTGGCGGTCGTTACGCACTGGTGACCATGTGCATAGGTGGCGGCCAGGGCATTGCCGCCATATTCGAGCGGATGTAA
- a CDS encoding 3-keto-5-aminohexanoate cleavage protein: MNFLDGHLFTENQQPLIITAAPYAPSWVPSDFPEDIPLTMDEQIQKAVDCYNAGATVLHLHVRELDGKGSKRLSKFNELIAGVRKAVPEMIIQVGGSISFAPESEGAAAKWLSDDTRHMLAELDPKPDQVTVTVNTSQMNVVEHWDYKDTKGTSMGDPDVYNAYKEMTVPAQPGWVEEHVRRLTAAGIQSAFQCYNSNSFDSVERLMRRGIYNGPLVMNWVAIGGGMDVPNIYTLANFMRAVPDGAVVTVESSMRNVLPVNMMGIAMGLHVRCGIEDNIWNQAQTGKMSTVAQIEQLVRISREFGREIATAQQAREISKIGVFYDTVEESLLANGFAPNRHGAHQGFLRKTA, encoded by the coding sequence ATGAACTTCCTTGACGGCCACCTCTTTACCGAAAACCAGCAACCCTTGATCATCACGGCCGCGCCCTATGCACCGTCGTGGGTGCCCTCCGACTTTCCTGAGGACATTCCGCTCACCATGGACGAGCAGATCCAGAAAGCCGTGGATTGCTACAACGCCGGCGCCACCGTGCTGCACCTGCATGTGCGCGAACTCGACGGCAAGGGCAGCAAGCGCCTGTCCAAGTTCAACGAACTGATCGCCGGTGTACGCAAGGCCGTGCCAGAAATGATCATTCAGGTCGGCGGCTCGATCAGCTTCGCGCCGGAATCGGAAGGCGCCGCCGCCAAGTGGCTGAGCGACGACACGCGCCATATGCTGGCCGAACTCGATCCCAAGCCTGATCAGGTGACGGTGACGGTGAACACCTCACAGATGAACGTCGTCGAGCACTGGGATTACAAAGACACCAAGGGCACCTCGATGGGAGACCCTGACGTCTACAACGCCTACAAGGAGATGACTGTGCCGGCGCAGCCGGGCTGGGTGGAAGAGCACGTCCGTCGTCTGACGGCCGCAGGCATCCAAAGCGCCTTCCAGTGCTACAACAGCAACAGCTTCGACTCGGTAGAGCGGCTGATGCGCCGTGGCATCTACAATGGCCCGCTGGTCATGAACTGGGTGGCGATCGGCGGCGGCATGGACGTGCCTAACATCTACACTCTGGCCAACTTCATGCGTGCCGTACCGGACGGTGCGGTGGTCACAGTGGAGAGCTCGATGCGCAACGTGCTGCCGGTCAACATGATGGGCATTGCGATGGGCCTGCATGTACGCTGTGGTATCGAGGACAATATCTGGAACCAGGCGCAAACGGGAAAAATGTCGACCGTTGCACAGATTGAGCAACTGGTGCGCATCTCGCGTGAATTCGGTCGCGAGATAGCGACAGCTCAGCAGGCGCGCGAGATCAGCAAAATCGGCGTCTTCTACGATACGGTGGAAGAAAGCCTGCTGGCCAATGGCTTCGCGCCGAACCGCCACGGGGCCCATCAGGGCTTCTTGCGCAAGACGGCCTGA
- a CDS encoding porin, protein MKLKLIGMTTMILCAGAAQAQTSVTLYGAIDTGLMYQNTTAANFSQKTPDTGTTFRYKDAGMYASTWGMKGSEDLGGGYHANFRLQGAFNSGSGAVGLPDTTGTVAVFNQVTSVGLSGPFGSVDVGRQYAAMAWALVDTDVRGAEYFGSAFTAWIGMNTVAGWLGSNTNGAVGAVYDSNAIIYKTPNFNGVTLSLEYAPGEVAGNNTAGSRESAVLQYVNGGLHLSGVYYNAHDTNLTPASPAPSGVDNNRFIQLGALYDMGSWIMSASYSNGKTKSLAPYSSDIDMYSAGLGYHFSPVFKITSGVYYLKDKNNSLNKSTSYALGAEYQLSKRTTLYGDVGRVDNKGNMNQTLSYGSPVAQGLATTAVMLGMRHTF, encoded by the coding sequence ATGAAGTTGAAATTGATAGGCATGACAACAATGATTCTGTGTGCTGGCGCGGCACAGGCGCAAACTTCGGTGACGCTGTACGGCGCGATCGATACAGGCCTTATGTACCAGAACACCACGGCCGCCAACTTTAGCCAGAAGACGCCGGATACCGGCACCACTTTCCGCTATAAGGATGCCGGCATGTACGCCAGTACCTGGGGTATGAAAGGAAGCGAAGACCTGGGCGGTGGTTATCACGCCAACTTCAGGTTGCAAGGAGCGTTCAACAGCGGCTCGGGCGCTGTTGGTCTGCCGGATACCACCGGCACCGTCGCGGTATTCAACCAGGTCACCAGCGTTGGCCTGTCCGGTCCCTTCGGCTCGGTCGATGTGGGTCGCCAGTATGCTGCGATGGCCTGGGCGCTGGTGGACACCGATGTGCGAGGCGCTGAATATTTCGGCAGTGCTTTCACGGCATGGATAGGCATGAACACTGTCGCCGGCTGGCTAGGCAGCAATACCAACGGTGCGGTCGGTGCGGTGTATGACAGCAACGCGATCATCTACAAAACGCCGAATTTCAACGGTGTCACGCTCAGCCTGGAGTATGCGCCGGGCGAAGTCGCGGGGAACAACACTGCCGGGTCGCGCGAATCGGCCGTATTGCAATACGTAAACGGTGGCTTGCATCTGTCGGGAGTTTATTACAACGCCCATGACACCAATCTCACGCCAGCCAGCCCCGCGCCAAGCGGCGTCGACAATAACCGTTTCATCCAGCTGGGCGCACTCTATGACATGGGTTCGTGGATCATGTCGGCCTCGTATAGCAACGGTAAGACGAAGTCCCTGGCGCCGTACAGTTCTGACATCGATATGTATTCTGCCGGCCTGGGCTATCATTTCTCGCCAGTGTTCAAGATCACAAGCGGAGTTTATTATCTAAAAGATAAAAATAATTCACTCAATAAATCGACATCCTATGCGCTCGGGGCCGAGTATCAGCTCTCCAAGAGGACCACGTTGTACGGCGATGTAGGGCGCGTCGACAACAAGGGTAATATGAACCAGACGCTCTCCTACGGTTCGCCGGTGGCGCAGGGTCTGGCGACCACCGCAGTCATGCTCGGGATGCGCCACACGTTTTGA
- a CDS encoding DsbA family oxidoreductase translates to MTSILDIDVTFDLVCPWCLIGKRNLDRALESVRKSYPGIMVRIHWHGVQLLPDVPSDGVPFASFYEKRLGSKAAVRMRQAQVSDAAERAGLTIRLDRISLFPNTGKAHRLLKFAANSCDTTQYEALLERLFAAYFVHGENIGDEETLIKIAQSFGLSPDKLNSWQHEDAASDIGQSTHSGVPFFVFNQRYTLAGAQPPETLFSLMQTLIEVEFEHDTLIPATA, encoded by the coding sequence ATGACATCAATACTGGATATCGACGTCACGTTCGACCTGGTCTGCCCCTGGTGCTTGATCGGCAAGCGCAACCTGGATCGCGCACTGGAATCCGTGCGCAAGAGTTATCCGGGCATCATGGTTCGTATTCACTGGCATGGAGTGCAACTGTTGCCAGACGTACCGTCAGATGGGGTGCCTTTTGCCAGCTTTTATGAAAAAAGGCTAGGGAGCAAGGCAGCGGTGCGTATGCGCCAGGCCCAGGTGAGCGACGCGGCGGAGCGTGCCGGACTGACGATCAGGCTGGATCGTATCTCCTTGTTTCCCAATACAGGCAAGGCTCATCGTCTGCTGAAATTCGCTGCAAATAGTTGCGATACGACGCAATATGAAGCGTTGCTGGAACGTCTGTTTGCGGCCTATTTTGTCCACGGGGAAAACATCGGCGATGAAGAAACACTGATAAAAATTGCGCAAAGCTTCGGTTTGAGCCCGGATAAGCTGAATTCATGGCAGCACGAAGACGCAGCGTCCGATATCGGCCAGTCAACGCATTCCGGCGTGCCATTTTTTGTTTTCAATCAACGATACACCTTGGCGGGAGCACAACCGCCAGAGACCCTGTTCTCCTTGATGCAGACCCTTATCGAAGTGGAGTTTGAGCACGACACGTTAATTCCAGCTACCGCTTAA
- a CDS encoding TauD/TfdA dioxygenase family protein yields the protein MRVEQLTCALGAELIGVNLGDAARDDGLFAEIKANLFRHKVLFLRDQNISRADHLAFAHRFGELEDHPVVGSDPDHPGLVRIYKTPEQPADRYENAWHSDATWREAPQFGAVLRCLECPPVGGDTMWANMVLAYENLSEHVKTQIADLRARHSIEASFGAAMPIEKRLALKAQFPDAEHPVVRTHAQTGEKILYVNAFTTHFTNFHTPARVRYGQDANPGAPELLRYLISQAYIPEFQVRWRWSPNSIAIWDNSATQHYAVMDYPPCHRKMERAGIIGTKPF from the coding sequence ATGCGAGTTGAACAACTGACCTGCGCCCTTGGCGCCGAGTTGATCGGCGTGAATCTGGGCGATGCGGCGCGCGATGACGGACTCTTCGCCGAAATCAAGGCTAACCTGTTCAGGCACAAGGTACTCTTTCTGCGCGACCAGAATATCAGCCGCGCCGACCATCTGGCGTTTGCGCACCGCTTCGGCGAACTGGAAGACCATCCGGTAGTGGGAAGCGATCCGGACCACCCCGGCCTGGTGCGTATCTACAAAACCCCGGAGCAGCCTGCGGACCGTTACGAGAACGCCTGGCATTCGGATGCCACCTGGCGTGAAGCACCCCAGTTCGGTGCTGTGTTGCGCTGTCTCGAGTGTCCACCAGTTGGCGGAGATACCATGTGGGCCAACATGGTGCTGGCCTATGAAAATCTGTCAGAGCATGTCAAAACACAAATTGCAGACCTGCGCGCGCGCCACAGCATCGAAGCCAGCTTCGGCGCGGCCATGCCGATTGAAAAACGCCTGGCCCTCAAAGCGCAATTTCCAGACGCAGAGCACCCAGTGGTGCGTACCCACGCGCAGACCGGTGAAAAGATTTTGTATGTAAACGCCTTCACCACGCATTTCACCAATTTTCACACGCCGGCACGCGTGCGTTATGGCCAGGATGCCAACCCTGGAGCGCCTGAGCTGTTGCGTTATCTGATCAGCCAAGCCTATATCCCGGAATTTCAAGTGCGCTGGCGCTGGTCACCCAACAGCATTGCAATCTGGGATAACAGCGCCACCCAACATTACGCAGTGATGGACTACCCCCCCTGCCACCGCAAGATGGAACGTGCCGGAATCATTGGCACCAAGCCTTTCTGA
- a CDS encoding VTT domain-containing protein, whose protein sequence is MHRYKRLLTVVLFLALLFALFQILGLREHFNLVFLHQQLVDNKIQGLLLFVLLFSLGNLIQIPGWIFLGAAVLALGKVWGGLATYIAALISCVFTFLTIRYIGGDGMRELKNRYAVKIFQTLDTHPIKSIVLLRILFQTIPALNYALALSGVRFYMYLIGTVLGLPLPIMLYCIFFDYIGKALHIV, encoded by the coding sequence ATGCACCGCTACAAACGGCTATTGACTGTTGTCCTTTTCCTCGCACTGCTATTCGCCTTATTTCAAATCCTGGGCCTGAGAGAGCACTTTAATTTAGTGTTTCTTCATCAACAACTCGTGGACAATAAAATCCAGGGCTTACTGCTCTTTGTCTTGCTGTTTTCCCTGGGTAATCTGATCCAGATACCCGGATGGATATTTTTAGGGGCGGCGGTGCTCGCCCTGGGCAAAGTCTGGGGTGGTTTGGCAACCTATATTGCGGCGCTCATCTCCTGCGTCTTCACGTTCCTGACAATACGCTACATCGGTGGCGATGGAATGCGGGAGCTGAAAAACCGCTATGCAGTGAAGATATTTCAAACCCTAGATACGCATCCGATTAAATCCATCGTTTTGTTAAGAATATTATTCCAGACGATTCCAGCTCTGAATTATGCGCTGGCTCTGTCGGGGGTGAGGTTCTATATGTATCTGATCGGGACAGTTCTCGGCCTGCCATTGCCGATCATGTTGTACTGCATTTTTTTTGATTACATTGGTAAAGCGTTGCATATCGTTTAA
- a CDS encoding MFS transporter translates to MMPPLTNTGSPPEDGYLIGKKQAWFAFAMTFALMLFDYMDRQVIVSLFPHIKAAWNLSDKQLGGLVSIISIVVAMGGIPVALLADRLSRVKSIVVMATTWSLATIYCMFAGNYAQLFAARAVVGLGETGYGSVGSALLSNVFPKRMRGALMGALFAAASLGSVFGVVLGGVIAAKWGWKAAFGVVGVPGLALALLYLLVRDYKTVTLTPQLNQVTQSIGGTLKHIFSTLARTPTLRWICIGQAMQVLVVSAIWSWLPSYLNRFHGIAPDQAGKQAALVILAGAFGGFLWGVVIDRLSIRRPGSKLPMLSALCLVSLAILAYAFNAPLDGSTQLKLIIAGGFFMTCSVGVVVGVLMDVVHPGVRSTGAAVLSLFQNLLGLAVGPFLVGALSDIWGLHQAMAMIPAFSILAAVFFMAAARSYDKDAAPVSGIALDADQNTTAHAAGKCQHV, encoded by the coding sequence ATGATGCCCCCATTGACCAATACCGGGTCGCCCCCGGAAGACGGCTACCTGATCGGAAAAAAGCAAGCATGGTTCGCGTTTGCCATGACCTTCGCCCTCATGCTGTTCGATTACATGGACCGGCAAGTGATCGTGTCGCTCTTCCCGCATATCAAGGCGGCGTGGAACCTGAGCGACAAGCAATTGGGCGGCCTGGTTTCCATCATCTCCATCGTGGTGGCGATGGGGGGCATCCCGGTGGCGTTGCTGGCAGACCGGCTGAGCCGCGTCAAGAGCATTGTTGTCATGGCCACCACCTGGAGCCTGGCTACCATCTACTGCATGTTCGCTGGTAACTACGCGCAACTGTTCGCGGCGCGGGCGGTGGTGGGTTTGGGTGAAACGGGTTACGGTTCAGTGGGCTCTGCCCTGCTTTCCAACGTATTTCCAAAGCGGATGCGCGGCGCACTGATGGGAGCCTTGTTTGCTGCCGCTTCTCTGGGCTCGGTGTTCGGGGTGGTGCTGGGTGGCGTGATCGCCGCCAAGTGGGGCTGGAAAGCAGCCTTCGGCGTGGTAGGTGTGCCGGGGCTGGCGCTGGCTTTGCTGTATTTGCTAGTGCGCGACTACAAAACGGTGACACTCACGCCCCAGCTCAATCAGGTCACGCAGTCCATCGGTGGCACGCTCAAACACATCTTCAGTACCCTCGCACGCACGCCCACCTTGCGGTGGATCTGTATTGGGCAAGCGATGCAAGTGCTGGTGGTGTCGGCCATCTGGTCATGGCTGCCAAGTTACCTTAACCGCTTTCATGGAATTGCACCGGACCAAGCGGGGAAACAAGCGGCCCTGGTGATTTTGGCGGGTGCGTTCGGCGGCTTCCTGTGGGGCGTGGTAATTGATCGGCTGTCCATTCGCCGCCCCGGCAGCAAATTGCCGATGCTGAGCGCGCTGTGCCTGGTGTCGCTGGCGATTTTGGCGTATGCGTTCAATGCGCCGCTAGACGGATCTACACAACTCAAGCTGATCATCGCGGGCGGGTTTTTCATGACCTGTTCGGTCGGTGTCGTGGTTGGCGTGCTCATGGACGTCGTCCATCCGGGCGTACGTTCCACTGGTGCGGCCGTGCTGTCGCTTTTTCAAAATCTGCTCGGTCTTGCCGTGGGGCCTTTCCTCGTGGGGGCGCTCTCCGACATATGGGGCCTGCACCAAGCCATGGCAATGATTCCTGCATTCAGCATATTGGCCGCCGTGTTCTTCATGGCCGCTGCACGCAGCTACGACAAAGATGCAGCTCCAGTATCTGGCATTGCCCTGGATGCAGACCAAAACACGACTGCGCATGCGGCGGGTAAATGTCAGCACGTTTAG
- a CDS encoding quinone oxidoreductase family protein, producing MVKAVRFYETGSPDVLRYEDVEVGNPGPGQVRLRHAAVGLNFADTYFRNGTYPIPLPNGIGVEASGEVLALGDGVTNVAVGDRVTYTGFINTLGAYSTERLVPAAPLIKLPDAISFETAAAMTMRGLTSAYLMRRIYPFQAGDTLLLHAAAGGVGLIVSQWAKLLGVTVIGTVSTEEKAAVARAHGCDHTINYSHEDVAKRVKEITGGVGVNVVMDSVGKTTFNASLDSLKRRGLMICVGTASGIIPPFDPQLLAMKGSLFITRPALADYIADPAEKAALADEIFDHIEAGRIKIEINQRYALQDAVQAHRDLESRKTTGSSIFII from the coding sequence ATGGTCAAAGCAGTACGCTTTTACGAAACCGGCAGTCCCGACGTTCTTCGGTACGAAGATGTTGAGGTGGGCAACCCCGGCCCAGGACAGGTCCGCCTGCGCCATGCGGCGGTAGGCTTGAATTTTGCCGATACCTACTTTCGCAATGGCACTTATCCCATCCCCTTGCCCAATGGTATCGGCGTAGAGGCCTCCGGCGAGGTGCTGGCCCTGGGCGACGGCGTGACCAACGTGGCGGTGGGCGACCGCGTCACCTACACCGGTTTCATCAACACGCTGGGCGCCTACAGCACAGAGCGCCTCGTACCAGCGGCACCGCTAATCAAGCTGCCGGATGCCATTTCTTTTGAAACCGCGGCGGCCATGACCATGCGCGGTTTGACCTCTGCCTACCTGATGCGTCGCATTTATCCGTTCCAGGCTGGTGACACGTTGTTGTTGCATGCGGCTGCCGGAGGTGTCGGCCTGATCGTCTCGCAGTGGGCCAAGTTGCTGGGGGTGACGGTGATTGGCACAGTGTCCACCGAAGAAAAGGCTGCCGTGGCGCGTGCCCATGGCTGCGACCACACCATCAACTACAGCCATGAGGACGTGGCCAAGCGCGTGAAAGAAATCACGGGCGGCGTCGGTGTCAACGTGGTGATGGACAGCGTGGGCAAAACCACGTTCAACGCCTCGCTCGATTCACTCAAGCGCCGAGGCCTGATGATCTGCGTGGGCACCGCCTCCGGCATCATCCCGCCCTTTGACCCGCAGCTCCTGGCGATGAAAGGCTCGCTCTTCATAACACGCCCTGCGCTGGCCGACTACATTGCCGACCCGGCAGAAAAAGCGGCGCTGGCAGATGAAATTTTTGACCACATTGAAGCCGGCCGCATCAAGATCGAGATCAATCAGCGCTACGCGCTGCAGGACGCCGTGCAGGCACACCGCGACCTGGAGTCGCGCAAGACCACCGGGTCCTCCATCTTCATCATTTAA
- a CDS encoding AraC family transcriptional regulator, translating to MNTMVRAGVLTGYFEVARQIGFNPRTVLPKFGLTRTLLENRDQQILLDKAVGMLEATAQESGYMGFGLHMAELRQLADMGGVSLVLAHQRNLRDALQTTIQYRHLLNPSLALFVENAGDTVIIREEIVTDIPVPTRQATELAIGVMFRLCVTLAGTQWHPRSVNFTHDAPADQQLHRRFFRCPVVFGSEFNGIVCNASDLDLANPMADLAMAGYAQRFLETIPRASEASILMEVRKAIYLLLPMERATIEQIAQSLGMNVRTLQRRLEDAGESFSGLINGVRRDLVVRYMENPRYSVGRIAALLGYGAPSSFTRWFISQFGVAPAVWRVKKGWATTDRRLKQPH from the coding sequence ATGAACACGATGGTGCGCGCGGGGGTTCTTACCGGCTACTTCGAGGTGGCGCGGCAGATCGGATTCAACCCGCGGACTGTGTTGCCAAAATTTGGATTGACCCGCACGCTGCTGGAAAACCGCGACCAGCAGATTCTCTTGGATAAGGCAGTGGGTATGCTGGAAGCCACGGCGCAAGAGTCTGGTTATATGGGCTTTGGGCTGCACATGGCCGAGTTGCGGCAATTGGCTGATATGGGCGGTGTGAGTCTGGTGCTGGCCCACCAGCGTAACCTGCGCGATGCCCTGCAGACCACCATTCAGTACCGCCACCTGCTGAACCCGTCCCTGGCACTGTTCGTCGAGAACGCTGGCGATACGGTCATCATTCGTGAAGAAATCGTGACCGACATACCCGTGCCCACACGACAGGCTACCGAACTCGCAATCGGCGTGATGTTTCGCCTTTGCGTGACCTTGGCCGGAACGCAATGGCATCCGCGCAGCGTCAACTTCACACACGACGCGCCTGCCGATCAGCAATTGCACCGGCGCTTTTTCCGATGCCCCGTCGTTTTTGGCAGTGAATTCAACGGCATCGTCTGCAACGCCTCGGACCTTGACCTTGCCAACCCCATGGCGGACCTCGCGATGGCCGGCTACGCCCAGCGGTTTCTGGAGACGATTCCGAGAGCCTCCGAAGCGTCCATCCTGATGGAAGTACGCAAGGCCATCTATCTGCTGCTACCCATGGAGCGTGCCACGATTGAACAAATCGCCCAGTCCCTTGGAATGAATGTGCGCACTCTGCAGCGACGCCTGGAAGATGCGGGGGAAAGTTTCTCTGGCCTCATCAATGGCGTACGCCGCGACCTGGTGGTGCGCTACATGGAGAATCCGCGCTACTCCGTCGGACGGATCGCGGCACTGCTGGGTTACGGCGCTCCAAGCTCGTTCACGCGGTGGTTCATTTCGCAATTTGGCGTCGCGCCGGCGGTGTGGCGAGTAAAAAAGGGCTGGGCGACAACGGACCGTCGCCTTAAACAACCTCATTAA